One part of the Sardina pilchardus chromosome 5, fSarPil1.1, whole genome shotgun sequence genome encodes these proteins:
- the LOC134079697 gene encoding alpha-2-antiplasmin-like, with translation MVLHLSLLLLLSFCTQGMMHFSFSPSHASALFLSLHASLPASVYLCQDEAAPSSSPTVPPGEEEGDACGEVFSVESNHRAVEASLTKLGLTLLEHLKPSPEQPNVLISPLSIALALSQLALGARNETQAQLLKALHASDLPCYHKLLSGLQQHLNTMAIQVASRLYLRRGFEVKKEFVQRSLQLYRSEPAPLTDVEEVNKWVEEVTHGHMTNFLTTIPPSVVLLLLNALYFKGEWESRFDKELTGKDRFYINSTTPVEVVMMLAPKYPLSMMLDNALGAQVARFRFKNNTSFLVVMPTGTGPENVSTVAAKLNISDLYARLPAESTMQVKMPKFKLEYKQELQEPLTKIGLGSLFSYPDLSGITEGPLQVSSVQHASAITLSEEGAEASAATAIHLLRSVPMFAVNMPFLFALTDDATHVPLFLGVITNPNPHSPAVE, from the exons ATGgtgctgcatctctctctgctcctgctgctctccTTCTGTACACAAGGAATGATG catttctccttctctccctctcacgcaTCTGcactatttctctccctccatgcctctctccctgcctctgtctatctctgtcaGGATGAGGCCGCACCATCTTCTTCTCCCACAGTGCctccaggggaggaggagggcgatgCGTGTGGAGAGGTCTTCTCCGTGGAGTCCAACCACAGGGCGGTGGAGGCGTCTCTCACCAAACTGGGCCTCACGCTGCTGGAGCACCTCAAACCAAGTCCAGAGCAACCCAATGTCCTCATCTCCCCCCTCAGCATCGCCCTCGCACTctcacagctggctctgg GGGCACGCAATGAAACCCAAGCACAGCTTCTGAAGGCACTCCATGCCAGCGACCTGCCGTGTTACCACAAGCTCCTCAGTGGCCTGCAGCAACACCTCAACACCATGGCCATACAAGTGGCCTCCCGACTATACCTGCGCCGAG GTTTCGAGGTTAAGAAGGAGTTTGTGCAGCGGTCATTACAGCTGTACAGGTCAGAACCTGCCCCGCTGACCGACGTGGAGGAAGTCAACAAGTGGGTGGAGGAGGTTACGCATGGTCACATGACCAACTTCCTGACCACCATACCTCCAAGTGTGGTTCTGCTGCTCTTAAATGCACTCTATTTCAAAG GGGAATGGGAATCCCGTTTTGACAAAGAGCTCACTGGCAAAGACCGGTTCTACATCAACAGTACCACGCCTGTCGAGGTGGTCATGATGCTGGCTCCCAAGTATCCACTGAGCATGATGCTCGACAATGCACTTGGGGCCCAG GTGGCTCGATTCCGATTCAAGAACAACACCAGTTTCCTGGTGGTGATGCCCACTGGCACAGGGCCGGAAAACGTGTCCACGGTAGCAGCAAAGCTGAACATCTCGGACCTCTACGCTCGCTTGCCGGCTGAGAGCACCATGCAGGTCAAAATGCCCAAGTTTAAGCTGGAGTACAAGCAGGAGCTGCAGGAACCTCTGACCAAGATCG GTCTGGGCTCTCTGTTCTCCTACCCGGACCTGTCCGGCATCACAGAAGGACCCCTCCAGGTGTCCAGCGTGCAGCACGCTTCGGCCATCACCCTGAGCGAGGAGGGCGCCGAGGCCTCGGCCGCCACCGCCATCCACCTGCTCCGCTCCGTGCCCATGTTCGCCGTCAACATGCCCTTCCTGTTTGCCCTGACCGACGACGCCACACACGTGCCCCTGTTCCTGGGCGTCATcaccaaccccaacccccacaGCCCCGCTGTTGAGTGA
- the LOC134080217 gene encoding Na(+)/citrate cotransporter-like — MVEISPLKMMAAKALKELWEMRNGLILFLTPLVLLPLPLVVEGKEAACGYIIGLMAVYWCTEVLPLAITALLPALLFPLFGIMESKDVCMQYLKDTNMLFVGGLMVAVAVEHWNLHKRIALRVLLLVGVRPALLMLGFMGVTAFLSMWISNTATTAMMVPIVQAVLEQLNRKSQGGEEKTIPLPEAGEKAAEIDGQVVMNGMSMEMEHEVKREKEEQLRMCKGLTLCVCYAASIGGTATLTGTGPNLVLSGQMSQLFPNNGDVVNFASWFAFAFPNMILMLILAWLWLQFVFIGFNFRKSWGCGVDKTEKEVAAYNVIREEHKKLGPMSFGEVSVLFLFLLLVVLWFTREPGFIDGWATHLFNSEKEYVTDATVAVFVATLLFILPSRPPRLFRFGSRRFDLDSERPREANPALLTWKVTQKKMPWSIVLLLGGGFALAQGSEASGLSLWLGNQMTPLQTIPPWAISIILCLLIGTFTECTSNVATATLFLPILASMCKSIHLNPLYVMIPCTLTSSFAFMLPVATPPNAIVFSYGYLKVSDMAKAGLMMNIIGILCISLAINSWGRVMFDLDTFPSWANTTVPV; from the exons ATGGTTGAGATCTCTCCTCTGAAAATGATGGCAGCAAAGGCACTGAAAGAGCTCTGGGAGATGAGAAATGGATTGATTCTCTTCCTCACTCCATTAGTGCTCTTACCTCTTCCTCTGGTCGTCGAGGGAAAG gaggcagCCTGTGGATACATCATTGGGCTGATGGCGGTGTACTGGTGCACTGAGGTGCTGCCGCTGGCCATTACTGCTTTACTTCCagccctcctcttccctctcttcggCATCATGGAGTCCAAAGAC GTGTGCATGCAGTACCTGAAAGACACCAACATGCTGTTTGTGGGGGGTCTCATGGTGGCCGTTGCAGTGGAGCACTGGAACCTTCACAAGCGCATCGCGCTGCGGGTCCTCCTGCTGGTGGGAGTCCGCCCGGCGTT ACTGATGCTGGGCTTCATGGGCGTGACGGCCTTCCTGTCCATGTGGATCAGCAACACGGCCACCACGGCCATGATGGTGCCCATCGTCCAGGCCGTGCTGGAGCAGCTGAACCGCAAATcccaggggggagaggagaagaccaTCCCCCTGCCCGAGGCCGGAGAGAAGGCAGCGGAGATCGATGGGCAAG TGGTGATGAACGGGATGTCTATGGAGATGGAACATGAGgtgaagagggagaaggaggagcagcTGAGGATGTGTAAAGGCCtgacgttgtgtgtgtgctacgcAGCTAGCATCGGCGGCACCGCCACTCTCACGGGCACCGGCCCCAACCTGGTGCTCAGCGGCCAGATGAGCCA ACTCTTTCCAAACAATGGTGACGTCGTTAACTTTGCCTCCTGGTTCGCCTTCGCCTTTCCCAACATGATCCTCATGCTCATCCTCGCCTGGCTCTGGTTGCAGTTTGTCTTCATAGGATTCAA TTTCAGGAAGTCATGGGGCTGTGGAGTGGACAAGACTGAGAAGGAGGTGGCTGCCTACAACGTGATCCGTGAGGAGCACAAGAAGCTGGGGCCCATGTCGTTCGGCGAGGTCAgcgttctcttcctctttctgctCCTGGTGGTGCTGTGGTTCACGCGGGAGCCGGGCTTCATCGACGGCTGGGCAACCCACCTGTTTAACTCCGAGAAAGA GTATGTGACAGATGCCACCGTGGCTGTGTTCGTGGCAACTCTGCTGTTTATCCTGCCCTCCAGGCCGCCCCGCCTCTTCCGTTTTGGATCACGGCGTTTTGACCTAG ACTCTGAGCGTCCCCGTGAAGCCAACCCTGCCCTTCTCACCTGGAAGGTGACACAGAAGAAGATGCCCTGGAGCATCGTGCTCCTGCTGGGAGGGGGCTTTGCCCTGGCCCAGGGCAGTGAG gCGTCAGGTCTGTCCCTGTGGCTGGGCAATCAAATGACCCCACTTCAGACCATCCCTCCCTGGGCCATCTCCATCATCCTCTGCCTCCTCATCGGCACCTTCACCGAGTGCACCAGCAATGTGGCCACAGCCACCCTGTTCCTCCCTATCCTCGCCTCCATG TGCAAGTCCATCCACTTGAACCCTCTGTACGTGATGATCCCCTGCACCCTCACCTCATCCTTCGCCTTCATGCTGCCCGTGGCCACGCCACCCAACGCCATCGTCTTCTCCTACGGCTACCTGAAAGTGTCCGACATG GCCAAGGCAGGGCTAATGATGAACATCATCGGCATcctgtgcatctctctggccATCAACAGCTGGGGTCGAGTCATGTTTGACCTGGACACCTTCCCAAGCTGGGCCAACACCACAGTTCCAGTGTAA